A single genomic interval of Burkholderia sp. HI2500 harbors:
- the uca gene encoding urea carboxylase produces MRFTKVLVANRGEIACRVIRTLKRLGIASVAIYSDADRDARHVALADEAVRVGPAPAADSYLNVAAILAAARETGAQAVHPGYGFLSEHAGFADACEAAGLRFIGPRGDQMRAFGLKHTARELAAAQGVALLPGTGLLDDARTALAEADAIGYPVMLKSTAGGGGIGMSLCRDAAQLEAAFDSVVRLGAANFAHAGVYLEKFVEHARHIEVQIFGDGRGDAIALGERDCSVQRRNQKVIEETPAPGLTAEERAALHASAVRLARAVGYASAGTVEFVFDATTRQFYFLEVNTRLQVEHCVTEAVTGIDLVEWMILQAEGDLPPLDTLAVAPRGASIQVRLYAEDPHKQFLPSAGLLTHVAFPDDVRVDGWIEAGTEISAYYDPLLAKLIVHGETRRDALAALQRALARTELYGIETNLDYLRAIAGSDTFARGASTTAFLSRFAFAPHTIDVLDGGVQTTVQQAPGRIGYWNVGVPPSGPMDDRAFALANTLLGNARDAAGLEFTMVGATLRFNADTLFVLGGAPLAASLDGAPAPFWQVLRARPGAVLKLGGVTGAGVRACLAVKGGLQVPDYLGSKATFTLGQFGGHAGRALRKGDVLHLDAEAGRGDAGAMLAAADIPALTHAWTLGVLDGPHGAPDFFTPDDIAMLYGTQWTVHYNSSRTGIRLIGPKPQWARADGGEAGLHPSNIHDNAYAIGAVDFTGDMPVILGPDGPSLGGFVCPVTVVHDELWKLGQLRPGDTVQFVRARVSTKLSADTVVARPAPTGVPDDCVLHRDPAAGGGLGVVYRRSGDRNVLVEYGPLVLDLNLRFRVHALMCWLDAHRLPGMLDLTPGIRSLQVQFDARTLPLDTLLAHLQAAERELPEVADMRVPNRIVHLPLSWDDPSTRVAIERYMQSVRPDAPWCPSNIEFIRRINGLAGIDDVKRIVFDARYLVMGLGDVYLGAPVATPIDPRHRLVTTKYNPARTWTPENAVGIGGAYLCVYGMEGPGGYQFVGRTVQMWNRHRTTREFEAGKPWLLRFFDEIRFYEVSEAELAELRADFVAGRAGLKIEESVFDLGAYNRFLRDEADSIAAFKTSQQTAFEAERERWRVAGHAEYVGDAVQGDADAAREAGALADTQRAIAADVSGSVWKVLVEAGERVTEGQVVAIVESMKMEVAVTATEDGTIETIDCAPGAAVVAGQRLMVMKAGAAEEVA; encoded by the coding sequence ATGAGATTCACGAAAGTCCTCGTCGCGAACCGCGGCGAAATCGCGTGCCGCGTGATCCGCACGCTGAAGCGGCTCGGAATCGCGTCAGTCGCGATCTACTCCGACGCCGATCGCGATGCGCGCCATGTGGCGCTCGCCGACGAAGCCGTGCGGGTCGGCCCCGCGCCGGCGGCGGACAGCTACCTGAACGTCGCGGCGATTCTCGCCGCCGCACGCGAGACGGGCGCGCAAGCCGTGCATCCCGGCTACGGCTTCCTGTCCGAGCACGCCGGTTTCGCCGACGCATGCGAAGCCGCGGGCCTGCGCTTCATCGGGCCGCGCGGCGACCAGATGCGCGCGTTCGGGCTCAAGCACACCGCGCGCGAACTCGCCGCCGCGCAGGGCGTCGCGCTGCTGCCGGGCACGGGCCTGCTCGACGATGCACGGACGGCGCTCGCGGAAGCCGACGCAATCGGCTATCCGGTGATGCTGAAAAGCACCGCGGGCGGCGGCGGGATCGGCATGTCCCTGTGTCGCGACGCCGCGCAGCTCGAAGCGGCGTTCGATTCCGTCGTGCGGCTCGGCGCCGCGAACTTCGCGCATGCGGGCGTGTATCTCGAGAAGTTCGTCGAGCACGCGCGGCACATCGAAGTGCAGATCTTCGGCGACGGCCGTGGCGATGCGATCGCGCTCGGCGAGCGCGATTGCTCGGTGCAGCGCCGCAACCAGAAAGTGATCGAGGAAACGCCTGCACCGGGCCTGACCGCTGAAGAGCGTGCCGCGTTGCACGCGAGCGCGGTGCGGCTTGCCCGTGCGGTCGGCTATGCGTCGGCCGGCACGGTCGAGTTCGTGTTCGACGCGACGACGCGCCAGTTCTATTTCCTCGAGGTGAACACGCGGCTGCAGGTCGAGCATTGCGTGACCGAGGCGGTGACGGGCATCGATCTCGTGGAATGGATGATCCTGCAGGCGGAGGGCGACCTGCCGCCGCTCGACACGCTCGCCGTTGCACCGCGCGGCGCGAGCATCCAGGTGCGGCTGTATGCGGAGGATCCGCACAAGCAGTTCCTGCCGAGCGCGGGACTGCTGACGCACGTCGCGTTTCCGGACGACGTGCGCGTCGACGGATGGATCGAGGCGGGCACCGAGATCAGCGCGTATTACGATCCGCTGCTCGCGAAGCTGATCGTGCATGGCGAGACGCGCCGCGACGCGCTGGCCGCGCTGCAGCGCGCACTGGCGCGCACGGAACTGTACGGCATCGAAACCAACCTCGACTATCTGCGCGCGATTGCCGGTTCGGACACGTTCGCGCGCGGCGCGTCGACGACCGCCTTCCTGTCGCGCTTCGCGTTCGCACCGCACACGATCGACGTGCTCGACGGCGGCGTGCAGACCACCGTGCAGCAGGCGCCCGGGCGCATCGGCTACTGGAACGTCGGCGTGCCGCCGTCCGGGCCGATGGACGATCGCGCGTTCGCGCTTGCGAACACGCTGCTCGGCAACGCGCGCGACGCGGCGGGGCTGGAATTCACGATGGTCGGCGCGACGCTGCGCTTCAACGCCGACACGCTCTTCGTGCTCGGCGGCGCACCGCTCGCGGCATCGCTCGATGGCGCACCTGCGCCGTTCTGGCAGGTGCTGCGCGCGCGGCCCGGCGCGGTGCTGAAGCTGGGCGGCGTGACGGGCGCCGGCGTGCGCGCGTGCCTGGCCGTGAAAGGCGGGCTGCAGGTGCCCGACTATCTCGGCAGCAAGGCGACCTTCACGCTCGGCCAGTTCGGCGGCCATGCAGGCCGTGCGCTGCGCAAGGGCGACGTGCTGCATCTGGACGCGGAAGCCGGGCGCGGCGACGCGGGCGCCATGCTGGCCGCGGCGGACATCCCCGCGCTGACGCACGCCTGGACGCTCGGCGTGCTCGACGGCCCGCACGGTGCGCCGGATTTCTTCACGCCGGACGACATCGCGATGCTGTACGGCACGCAGTGGACGGTCCATTACAACTCGAGCCGCACCGGCATCCGGCTGATCGGCCCGAAGCCGCAGTGGGCACGCGCGGACGGCGGCGAAGCCGGCCTGCATCCGTCGAACATCCACGACAACGCGTACGCGATCGGCGCGGTCGATTTCACCGGCGACATGCCGGTGATCCTGGGCCCGGACGGCCCGAGCCTCGGCGGCTTCGTGTGTCCGGTGACGGTCGTGCACGACGAATTGTGGAAGCTCGGGCAACTGCGGCCGGGCGATACGGTGCAGTTCGTGCGCGCCCGTGTGTCGACCAAGCTTTCCGCCGACACGGTGGTTGCGCGCCCGGCACCCACCGGCGTGCCGGACGACTGCGTGCTGCATCGCGACCCGGCGGCCGGCGGCGGCCTCGGCGTCGTCTACCGGCGCTCGGGCGACCGCAACGTGCTGGTGGAATACGGGCCGCTCGTGCTCGACCTGAACCTGCGTTTTCGCGTGCATGCGCTGATGTGCTGGCTCGACGCGCACCGTCTGCCCGGCATGCTCGACCTGACGCCGGGCATCCGTTCGCTGCAGGTGCAGTTCGACGCGCGGACCTTGCCGCTCGACACGCTGCTCGCGCATCTGCAGGCGGCCGAGCGCGAACTGCCGGAAGTCGCCGACATGCGCGTGCCGAACCGCATCGTGCATCTGCCGCTGTCGTGGGACGACCCGTCGACGCGGGTCGCGATCGAGCGCTACATGCAGTCGGTGCGGCCCGACGCGCCGTGGTGCCCGAGCAATATCGAGTTCATCAGGCGGATCAACGGCCTGGCCGGCATCGACGACGTGAAGCGCATCGTGTTCGACGCGCGTTATCTCGTGATGGGGCTCGGCGACGTGTACCTCGGTGCGCCGGTCGCGACGCCGATCGATCCGCGCCACCGGCTCGTCACCACGAAATACAACCCCGCGCGCACCTGGACGCCGGAGAACGCGGTCGGCATCGGCGGCGCGTATCTGTGCGTGTACGGGATGGAGGGGCCGGGCGGGTACCAGTTTGTCGGCCGCACCGTCCAGATGTGGAACCGCCACCGCACCACCCGCGAGTTCGAAGCCGGCAAGCCGTGGCTGCTGCGCTTCTTCGACGAGATTCGCTTCTACGAAGTCAGCGAGGCGGAACTGGCGGAACTGCGCGCGGATTTCGTCGCGGGGCGCGCCGGGCTGAAGATCGAGGAATCGGTGTTCGACCTCGGTGCATACAACCGTTTCCTGCGCGACGAGGCCGATTCGATCGCCGCGTTCAAGACATCGCAGCAAACGGCGTTCGAAGCGGAGCGCGAACGGTGGCGGGTAGCTGGGCATGCCGAATACGTCGGCGACGCGGTGCAGGGCGACGCGGATGCCGCGCGGGAGGCCGGCGCGCTCGCCGACACGCAGCGCGCGATTGCCGCGGACGTGTCGGGCAGCGTATGGAAGGTGCTGGTCGAAGCCGGTGAGCGCGTGACCGAAGGGCAGGTCGTCGCGATCGTCGAGTCGATGAAGATGGAGGTCGCGGTGACGGCGACGGAAGACGGCACGATCGAGACGATCGATTGCGCGCCGGGCGCGGCGGTGGTGGCCGGCCAGCGGCTGATGGTGATGAAGGCGGGCGCCGCCGAGGAGGTCGCATGA
- a CDS encoding urea amidolyase associated protein UAAP1 has protein sequence MSPRPQAVLAPPPHVVWETLIPAGTHWSGILRRGLALRVVDVDGGANLSAVFHRQEDPLERYNMADTLKAQHTAHLTRGHALYTDMGRVIASITADTLGWHDPLGGVGDARLFAHKYGTTSYQADRNAMIRNGRDSLVLELAKYGLSARDLVANVNFFSKLDTRDDGALDFVAGHSPAGSTVDLRFEMNTLAAFSTAPHPLDPHPDYAPKAVKLIAYRAYPADGAAPEDDPCRRACAENVRGFANTDRLFA, from the coding sequence ATGTCGCCGCGCCCCCAAGCCGTCCTTGCCCCGCCGCCACACGTCGTGTGGGAAACGCTCATTCCCGCCGGAACCCATTGGTCCGGCATCCTGCGCCGCGGTCTCGCGCTGCGTGTCGTCGATGTCGACGGCGGTGCGAATCTGTCCGCCGTGTTTCATCGCCAGGAAGATCCGCTCGAACGCTACAACATGGCCGACACGCTGAAGGCGCAGCACACCGCGCATCTCACCCGCGGCCATGCGCTGTACACCGACATGGGGCGTGTGATCGCGTCGATCACGGCCGACACGCTCGGCTGGCACGACCCGCTCGGCGGCGTCGGCGATGCGCGGCTGTTCGCGCACAAGTACGGCACGACGTCTTACCAGGCCGATCGCAACGCGATGATCCGCAATGGCCGGGACAGCCTCGTGCTCGAACTCGCGAAATACGGGCTGTCGGCGCGCGACCTCGTCGCGAACGTCAATTTCTTCAGCAAGCTCGACACGCGCGACGACGGCGCGCTCGATTTCGTCGCCGGACATTCGCCGGCCGGCAGCACCGTCGACCTGCGCTTCGAGATGAACACGCTGGCGGCGTTCTCGACCGCGCCGCATCCGCTCGATCCGCACCCCGACTACGCGCCGAAGGCCGTGAAGCTGATCGCGTACCGCGCGTATCCGGCAGACGGGGCCGCGCCCGAAGACGACCCGTGCCGCCGCGCGTGCGCCGAGAACGTGCGCGGCTTCGCCAACACCGATCGCCTGTTTGCGTAA
- a CDS encoding porin, whose amino-acid sequence MHSYKMNQHASTRLAGTAIASCLTALASGGVHAQSSVTLYGLIDTSITYATNQRTHGAGSPGSGAVAMTSGALNASRWGLRGREDLGGGTAAVFTLENGFSGTTGALSQKGVDLFGRQAWIGLSSKTAGTLTFGRQYDLILDFVTPLGASGPGWGGNLAVHPYDNDDSNRNLRINHAVKYTSPTYRGLTFGAMFGFSNTAGQFSNNAAWSTGVSYANGPLKLGAGYLKISRDRNAPNPNGALSTVDGSATITGGNQQIWAAAGRYAFGPHSVGAAWSHSTTDGVTGVLQGGGIAPLKGESLVFDNFSIDGRYVVTRALSLSAAYTYTMGRFDTRTGQTRPKWNQVVAQADYALSKRTDAYLEGVYQSVSGGNGHPAFNATVWTLTPSANSNQVVVALGLRHKF is encoded by the coding sequence ATGCATTCCTACAAGATGAACCAGCACGCCAGCACTCGACTCGCGGGGACCGCCATTGCCAGCTGCCTGACCGCCCTCGCATCGGGCGGGGTACACGCACAGAGCAGCGTGACGCTGTACGGCCTGATCGACACGTCGATCACCTATGCGACCAACCAGCGCACGCACGGCGCCGGCTCGCCGGGCAGCGGTGCCGTCGCGATGACGAGCGGCGCACTGAACGCGTCGCGCTGGGGGCTGCGCGGCCGCGAGGATCTGGGCGGCGGGACGGCCGCGGTCTTCACGCTCGAGAACGGCTTCTCGGGCACCACCGGCGCACTGTCGCAGAAAGGCGTCGACCTGTTCGGCCGCCAGGCATGGATCGGCCTGAGCTCGAAAACGGCCGGCACGCTCACGTTCGGCCGCCAGTACGACCTGATCCTCGATTTCGTGACGCCGCTCGGCGCGTCCGGCCCCGGCTGGGGCGGCAACCTCGCGGTGCATCCGTACGACAACGACGATTCGAACCGCAACCTCCGCATCAACCACGCGGTGAAGTACACGAGCCCGACGTACCGCGGGCTGACGTTCGGCGCGATGTTCGGGTTCTCGAACACGGCCGGACAGTTCTCCAATAACGCGGCATGGAGCACGGGCGTGTCGTACGCGAACGGGCCGCTGAAGCTCGGCGCCGGCTACCTGAAGATCAGCCGCGACCGCAATGCGCCGAACCCGAACGGCGCGCTCAGCACGGTCGACGGCTCGGCGACGATCACCGGCGGCAACCAGCAGATCTGGGCCGCGGCCGGCCGCTATGCATTCGGGCCGCATTCGGTCGGCGCCGCGTGGTCGCACTCGACCACCGACGGCGTGACGGGCGTGCTCCAGGGCGGCGGCATCGCGCCGCTGAAGGGCGAATCGCTGGTGTTCGACAACTTCTCGATCGACGGGCGCTACGTCGTCACGCGGGCGTTGAGCCTCTCGGCCGCCTACACGTACACGATGGGCCGCTTCGACACGCGCACCGGCCAGACGCGCCCGAAATGGAACCAGGTCGTGGCGCAGGCCGACTATGCGCTGTCGAAGCGCACCGATGCGTATCTCGAAGGCGTCTACCAGAGCGTGAGCGGCGGCAACGGCCATCCCGCATTCAACGCGACCGTCTGGACGCTGACGCCGTCGGCGAACAGCAACCAGGTCGTCGTCGCACTGGGGCTGCGGCACAAGTTCTGA
- a CDS encoding urea amidolyase associated protein UAAP2, which translates to MPIIESRLDPRDAIHDTTLNAGEPWLHDLKRGQVFRILDLEGNQAVDTLFYRSDDPEERYSAQDTIRAQRNLYLSAGSVLLSSRGNPMVTIVADTCGRHDTLGGACAAESNTVRYALDKRHMHNCRDSFLNAITHCTCGAGARLTKRDLVGNVNFFMNVPVTPLGGLTFEDGISAPGKYVEMRAEMDVTVLISNCPQLNNPCNGYNPTPVRLTIWEAE; encoded by the coding sequence ATGCCGATCATCGAAAGCCGTCTCGACCCGCGCGATGCCATTCACGACACCACATTGAACGCGGGCGAACCGTGGCTGCACGACCTGAAGCGCGGGCAGGTCTTCCGCATCCTCGACCTCGAAGGCAACCAGGCCGTCGACACGCTGTTCTACCGGTCCGACGACCCCGAGGAGCGCTACAGCGCGCAGGACACCATCCGCGCCCAGCGCAACCTGTACCTGAGCGCGGGCAGCGTGCTGCTGTCGAGCCGGGGCAACCCGATGGTGACGATCGTCGCCGATACCTGCGGCCGCCACGACACGCTCGGCGGCGCGTGCGCGGCCGAGAGCAACACCGTGCGCTATGCGCTCGACAAGCGGCACATGCACAACTGCCGCGACAGCTTCCTCAACGCGATCACGCACTGCACGTGCGGCGCGGGCGCGCGGCTCACCAAGCGCGACCTGGTCGGCAACGTCAACTTCTTCATGAACGTGCCCGTCACGCCGCTCGGCGGGCTGACCTTCGAGGACGGCATTTCCGCACCGGGCAAGTACGTCGAGATGCGCGCGGAGATGGACGTCACGGTGCTGATCTCGAACTGCCCGCAGCTCAACAATCCGTGCAACGGGTACAACCCGACGCCGGTGCGCCTCACGATCTGGGAGGCTGAATGA
- a CDS encoding ABC transporter substrate-binding protein, with amino-acid sequence MTRPALVLRRLLSRRSVRHALGAAAAAATLLMTPAAHAAAPLKIGYSDWPGWVAFQVALDKGWFKEAGVDVDFEWFDYSASLDAFSAGKLDAVAATNGDALVTGSAGAKNVMILLTDYSAGNDMIVAKPPLRSVEALKGKKVGVELGLVDHLLLETALQKHGLKDGDVTLVNAKTNELPQVLGSSTDIAAVAAWQPNAGEALKRAPGARAIFTSADAPGLIYDAITVAPASLAARRADWAKVIKVWYRCVAYINDPKTQADAVRIMSARVGLAPEQYLPLLKGTHLLDEAAAKRAFRKGDGLDSIYGSTRNANAFNVRNGVYKQSQDIDAYIDPRLVMPH; translated from the coding sequence ATGACCCGCCCCGCCCTGGTGCTCCGCCGCCTGCTGTCCCGCCGTTCCGTCCGTCATGCCTTGGGCGCCGCCGCCGCGGCCGCCACGCTCCTCATGACGCCCGCCGCGCACGCGGCAGCGCCGCTCAAGATCGGCTACAGCGACTGGCCCGGCTGGGTCGCGTTCCAGGTCGCACTCGACAAAGGCTGGTTCAAGGAAGCCGGTGTCGACGTCGATTTCGAATGGTTCGATTACTCGGCATCGCTCGACGCGTTTTCGGCAGGCAAGCTCGACGCGGTCGCGGCGACGAACGGCGACGCGCTCGTCACGGGCTCGGCCGGCGCGAAGAACGTGATGATCCTGCTCACCGACTATTCCGCCGGCAACGACATGATCGTCGCCAAGCCGCCGCTGCGCAGCGTCGAGGCGCTGAAGGGCAAGAAGGTCGGCGTCGAACTCGGCCTCGTCGATCACCTGCTGCTCGAAACCGCGCTGCAGAAGCACGGGCTGAAGGACGGCGACGTGACGCTCGTGAATGCGAAAACCAACGAACTGCCCCAAGTGCTCGGCTCGTCGACGGACATCGCCGCGGTGGCCGCCTGGCAGCCGAACGCGGGCGAGGCGTTGAAGCGCGCACCGGGCGCACGTGCGATCTTCACGTCGGCGGACGCGCCGGGGCTGATCTACGACGCGATTACGGTCGCGCCGGCCAGCCTCGCCGCGCGCCGCGCCGACTGGGCCAAGGTGATCAAGGTCTGGTACCGCTGCGTCGCCTACATCAACGATCCGAAAACGCAGGCCGACGCGGTCCGGATCATGTCCGCACGCGTCGGGCTTGCGCCGGAGCAATACCTCCCGCTGCTGAAGGGGACGCACCTGCTCGACGAAGCCGCCGCGAAGCGCGCGTTCCGCAAGGGCGACGGGCTCGACTCGATCTACGGCTCGACGCGCAACGCGAATGCGTTCAACGTGCGCAACGGCGTATACAAGCAGTCGCAGGACATCGACGCGTATATCGATCCGCGCCTCGTGATGCCGCATTGA